A region of the Bos mutus isolate GX-2022 chromosome 18, NWIPB_WYAK_1.1, whole genome shotgun sequence genome:
AAGCTTCCCCCTTCATGGTCTTCCATGTCTTGAGCTTCTCCTGTCAGAGCCCTGACTCTGAGCTATCACTGCTGGAGGATATATTTGTCACCCACTGAACTGGAAGCTCCGTGAAGGCAAGGACTGGGCAACTTTCTGTCCCCAGTATCAGGTGCAGTATCCACACAGGTCTGGGCCACAGGAGGTGCTCAGTGAGCATTTGTCAACTGACTGAATGAAGGTTCCTGAAGCCCAGGAACTGAGGCAGTTGTGGTCACCTGGTGGCTAGGAGGCCCCTTACCAGGCAGAGCTCTAGCTGGTCACAAAGTGCATAGAACTCTTCCAGACACTTGTCAAAGCGCTGAATGGGTCCATCGCTGCTCTTTCTACAGTCCAGGAGAAGAAGGTGGGAGATGGATTTCCAGTCTCTGGGACTAAGTGACTACCCAACCAAGTATCCAACAGAAAACCATGTATAGGCCCAGGAGACCCAAAGCaagacttgctgctgctaagtcgcttcagtcgtgtctgactctgtgcaaccccatagatggcagcccaccaggctcccccattcctgggattctccaggcaagaacactagagtgggttgccatttccttctccaatgcatgaaagtgaaaagtgaaagggaagttgctcggtcgtgtccgactcttagtgactccatggactacagcctaccaggctcctccgtccacgggattttccaggcaaaagcactggagtggggtgccactgccttctccgaagcaaGACCTAGGGGACAGTTAATAGTAGAAGGGGCAAAAAGGGCAAGGCCAGGGGGTAGGGAGTAGGcttcaaaataaagagaaaagagggaTGGGTGGGGTACAAGGGGGATGTTTTTGAGACTAGGATGGAGATACTGACATCCTGGAGAAAGGGGAGTACTCACTGCCCATTGTCAATGTTAGTGTTCTGAATCAGGTTCTGGGCTGCAACCTTCATCAAGGTCTAAAGAggaaaaagggggggaaaaaaggtgTGGGAGATGAAGAAACACAAGAGGACACTTTTGGTAGATCTTCACTCTTCCTTAAGATACAGCCAATCTCAGGCCTCCTCTTCAGTTGTTACTTCTCCTCCTATCACTGCAGAGTAATTCCAACTTCCATTCCTTTACAGCAATTGCTATATTTTTCCAGAGGCCCCCTTTCTCTTGCCAGTAATTTCCCAGACATACCTTAGGGTCCTCCCTCACCCACCAGTCACAGTCAGTCAAGGCCAGTCCTTTCCTCAGGCTTTAACGTCTAGAGCTaggttttttctttaaattccctCCAACTCGAATTCCGGTCAGTCTCAAACTCAAGATTCTCTCTGATCCCACCTTACACTGTCAATCCACAGAACTTCGCTTTGGCATCACGAAGACAGTCtcattcctctttccttcttAACGCTTCTTTTGCTCTCTCCCGGACTAAACAATCCCTCCGCCCACCCCCCGGATGGCAGAGAGCCAAATCTCCCAACCCATCACCTGTAGACTCTCCTTCAGCTGCGGGATGAGCATCTTATAGCGCTGCACAGGATCGAAGTCCTGTTGCTGTTGCTGCAAAAGCCCGCTCTGGGCAGGTCCCACAAGTTGTGCTGGTGGTTGTGGCTGCTGCTGGGGGCCCGACCCACCAGCTGAACCTGGACCCGACACACTGGCGGTAGAAGTAGTCGCTGAAGCCTGCTGTTGGGATGCAGCCATCTTCTTCGCCTCGCGCACAGGAAGTGCGTCACAAGTGCGTCTTCCCGGTTTCTTTTTAGCGTCTTCGTCTCTGAGCCCTGTTTGCTGATTAGCTCCGCCTCCCAAACAATACAATCAATGAGAGGAAAGAACCCACCCTCCAACTCGTGACTCTCAAATCCGACGGGTACAATGAGACATCGATAAACCAATCACAAGAGGCTCTTTCCGCCTCGCCCCAGCCTTTGCACAGTCGCTGGCCAATCCGGGTGTGGATCCAATCAGACTCTATTTCCCAGAAGACCTAGCGGGCTGAGGCGACCTGCGGTCCTCAGAGTCTTGGCGGCAGTTGGTGGAGACGGACCTGCGGGGCAGTCCTTGGCGTTGTTTGCGCGTTTACCTGAGTACTACGTAGTACTCCAGTGTTCCGGGAACTCTTCTCGCCAGCCCACCTCACTCCGGCCCTATCTGTGAGCAGAGCGGTGCCAACCCGAGCCCTGCCTGGGATTGGGCGCCCGCCGAAGTCGGCACGCCGTTTGCCGTGGCTCTGTGAGGCTCTTGTCAGGATTGCCCTCGCCTCATCGCCATGGCGCCCACTATCCAGACCCAGGCCCAGCGCGAGGATGGCCACAGGTAGGCACTCCGCTACCTGACTGTACCGCTTTTCTCTAGGTCTGGGTGGGCGTCAGCGAGATGAGAGGGTCAGGTGGTTTTGTCAGTCTTCAACCTTGCCAGCCCCCCAGGTCTGCCCGTGTCGTCACGGAGCGCACACCCGTTTAGGGGGGCGGGTCCCGGACGTGGTGTTCCCCAGCTCCCCCCCACACCTTCCCTGCCATGTTCTGGAATTAAGCTGTTGAGGATTGAGTTTTTATTCTTCCAGTCAAGCGTTTGGAGACCCCTTTCCCCCAAAAACAATTATGTGACTCTATTATTAAAGTATTTGAAGACGTGTCCTTCAAAGAGATTTAACATTTAGGGACACTGTCTCTAAGAGGCATACTTGACTCCCTCCGTTATAGCACTTGAGGTACCTCTACCAAGAGGAATTATCATTTGTCACCCTTTAGCTTGGAAAAGCCCCCTACGCTCTCCTGTCAatccttttctttccatcttttgtcATTGTCTCTCTTTTACCCACCAGGCCCAATTCTCACCGGACTTTGCCTGAGAGGTGAGCTCCATCGTGTTTCCCCAGGACGGGTGGGCCAAGTGGGGCTGGGCGCAGAGGTAGGGCAGCAGGAGCCAGGTTTTGAGCCACTGTGTTCCCAGGTCTGGAGTGGTCTGCCGAGTCAAGTACTGCAACAGCCTCCCTGACATCCCCTTCGACCCGAAGTTCATCACCTATCCCTTCGACCAGAACAGGTGAGACTAAGAGTGGGGCTTTGGGAAACACCTTAGAATATGAGTTCCTTGAGGGTAAGGGCTGCTTTTTCTGACGGTTCAGGGCAGAGAATGGTAGTTAACCTGTAATAGTAGGTGCACAATAGGTATCTGTTAAGAAGCAAGCAGTATCCAAGTCTCTTTACACTTAAGAGCTGCTAGCCTTCTGATTCCAATGTGGAGGTTATTTCATTCTGAATTCCTCCCTGGAGTACCTTAGCCTCTAGGAAGCTGGGCTGTGAGGGGTAAGGCTGGAATCAGGAAACCATAATGGGCATGTTTTCCCTACCCAGGTTTGTTCAGTACAAAGCAACTTCCCTGGAAAAACAGCACAAACATGATCTCTTGACTGAGCCAGACCTGGGAGTTACCATTGACCTCATCAACCCTGATACCTACCGCATCGACCCCAATGGTGTGTTGGGAGACAGGGAGGGCCTGCTCTAGGCTAGTGAGGGCCAGCTCTGGACCTCCCTCAGAGTCCTCCTCTCACCTTGCTTTCTTCTAGTACTCCTAGACCCAGCTGATGAGAAGCTTCTGGAAGAGGAGATTCAGGCCCCCACCAGTTCCAAGAGGTGAGGGGGTGCTGAGTGGGGACTTAGGACTGGTGCTGATGGGAAGGCAGTGGGGTCCTGAGGTGCCTGATTCTCCCACTCCAGATCCCAGCAGCACGCAAAGGTGGTGCCATGGATGCGGAAGACAGAGTACATCTCCACGGAATTCAACCGTTATGGCATttccaatgagaagcctgaggtcAAGTAAGTTATGGTGGGTAGGGAGGGAAGATGGAGATTTCAGGTATGTCCAGTTACCtctaaatgtttttctctttctccccaggATTGGGGTTTCTGTGAAGCAGCAATTCACTGAGGAGGAAATATACAAAGACAGGGATAGCCAGATCACAGCTattgagaagacttttgaggaTGCCCAGAAATCTGTAATTGAAGGACTGGGATAGGGGAAGGGGGGATAAAGGTGAGACTCCAGAGCACTTTGTACTTTTTCTTACCctgtttttttttgcctctgcCAGATCTCCCAGCATTATAGCAAGCCCCGAGTGACACCAGTGGAAGTCATGCCTGTCTTTCCAGATTTTAAGGTCAGatccagggcagggggcagagagGGACAGCCTGCCATCTCTGCCTGTCCTAGTCTAACCCCACTGCCCTCCATCCCCCAGATGTGGATCAACCCTTGCGCTCAGGTAATCTTTGACTCAGACCCCGCCCCCAAGGACACAAGTGGTGCAGCTGCATTGGAGATGATGTCTCAGGCCATGATCAGGTGAGTGGCCCTGCTGTCCACCTTGGCctgctttttattgtttttgtcctCACTCAGTCTTTACTGCTCCTCTTTCCCCCTCAAACAGGGGCATGATGGATGAGGAAGGGAACCAGTTTGTGGCTTACTTTCTGCCTGTGGAGGAAACACTGAAGAAACGAAAACGGGACCAGGAAGAGGAGATGGATTATGCACCAGATGATGTGTACGTGGGTTGGGGTTAGGTTTTAGGTATTGAGAAGtgtgtccttttctccttcataGGGAAGAAATGGGGCTGACCCTGTCCCCTTCATCCTCAGGTATGACTACAAGATTGCTCGAGAGTACAACTGGAATGTGAAGAACAAGGCTAGCAAGGGCTATGAGGAAAACTACTTCTTTATCTTCCGAGAGGGTGATGGTGTTTACTACAATGAATTGGAGACCAGGTACTCAGCACAATCCTACCTCACTCATATTAGCTTGGGCTTGTACTTCAGAGTCAGGATCTTGGGGTGTACAAGAAGAGCTACCTTGGAGGTCATTTGTATCTAGGGATTTGCCACGTGCATTTTTAAGAGTGGAAGCCTATAAAGCTGGAGCTGGTTCTAACACAAGAACCCAGAAGAAAAATCTTTACCTAACACTGGAGATATTTGGAGCTTTCATGCAGGGTAGGACTGCTAAGTTGTAAACATAGCCAGAATATGGAgtaatatgtaaaattaaaattaatgttttaaataaatgagatgCTAGATACCCAAGTTCAAAAAACATGATCCCTAAACTTCCCTGacggagaaggaagtggcaccccactccggtactcttgcctggaaaaatcccatggatggaggagcctgttgggctacagtccatggggtcgctaagagttggacacggctgagcgacttcactttcactgttcactttcacgcactggagaaggaaatggcaacccactccagtgttcttgccttgagaatcccagggacaggggagccttgtgggctgccatctatggggtcgcacagagtcggacacgactgaagcgacttagcagcagcagcaaacttccctgatggttacAAGTTTACTGCTGTGCTGGGACCCATGATGTAAAGGTTGGGAAAGTGTGACCTTGAGTTTCTGTTTAAAGCAGAGATCACAAATTCTGGTCCCATTAAGCCaggcaaaaaatgtaaaatgtacagTAGGCTGTAGGGGTCTAGGTGACCTGGAGCCCTTGGCAACCTTCAAGAGGCACTgtgacccagcacagcaaagGGTCCAACCCACTGctatgttgggggtgggggtggggtgggaatcaGAGGCCCAGTGGAGTCAGAATCTTATTTTCTGAAATCCAGATTCTCTTTTTAAGGGTTCGTATCTAATTCACATTAAAATCtacttctttatacatttatgtgtttatgtaaagggtatacatatatataattccaGGGCCCTCAAACTGATAACCTTTGGAGCTATTTTCTtgcctgtgaaagtgaagttgctcagtcatgtctgactctttactaccccatggactgtagcctgctaggctcctgcatccatgggattctccaggccagaatactggagtgggttgtcatttccttctcgaggggatcttcccgacacagggatcgaaccccgggtctcccgcactgcaggcagaccctttaccatctgagccaccaggggctcctTTTTTTCTTGCCTGTCCCCTACCCCAAATTTAGTTTCCCTTATTCAGTCTGTATTTATTCTGGTCTTTTCTGGGCTAGGCATAAATGAGTAAAGATGAGTAAGAACCAAGTTAGACCAGATTCCCCACAGGGGTCTTTAACTGAATCTCATGTACTTCTCCCCAATTCTACCACTGCAGGGTTCGCCTGAGTAAGCGCCGAGCCAAGGCCGGGGTTCAGTCGGGTACCAATGCCCTGCTTGTGGTCAAACACCGGGACATGAATGAGAAGGAATTAGAAGCCCAGGTAACAAGCACCACTGACCCCGGTCTCCCATGGGGAGGGTGGTAGTTGGTGGAGTGGCACAGGAACCAGATTgaaccttctccttcccctcaatTGTCCTGCTTCCAGGAGGCACGGAAGGCTCAGCTGGAGAACCATGAACccgaggaggaagaagaggaggaaatggagacagaagagaaagaagctgGGGCCTCAGGTAAAGCTGGACAGACTGAACTCTGactctgggtgggtgggtgggtgggtggggaactTGGGTCTCACTTCTTGCTCTCTTGCAGATGAGGAACGAGAGAAGGGCAGCAGCAGTGAGAAGGAAGGCAGCGAGGATGAGCGCTCTGGCAGTGAGAGTGAACGGGAGGAGGGTGACAGGGATGAGGCGAGTGACAAGAGTGGCAGCGGCGAGGATGAAAGCAGTGAGGATGAGGCCCGGGCCGCCAGAGACAAAGAGGAGATCTTCGGCAGTGATGCTGATTCGGAGGATGACGCTGACTCTGATGATGAGGACAGAGGACGGGCTCGTGGCAGTGATAATGACTCAGACAGTGGCAGTGATGGGGGTGGCCAGCGGAGCCGGAGCCACAGCCGGAGCCGGAGCGCCAGTCCCTTCCCCAGTGGCAGCGAGCATTCTGCTCAGGAGGATGGCAGTGAAGCTGCAGCTTCTGATTCCAGTGAAGCTGACAGTGACAGTGACTGAGTCCCAGAGCCTTCAGCCCTGGCGCAGATAGTTATTTTGTGCAGGAAGGCACTTTTCGAGTGGTCTCTTTGTGAGCCTATTGCTTTGTTTTCCTCTCCTCCAAACCTTTGCTGTTAATAAAGCCAGCTTCTCTTTACTTCCCCTCCCAGGCACCATGGTCTCATTCTGCCTGCCCCATGCAGAACCCCCCTGAACCACCCCAGGTGCTTAAGGCACAAAAGCAAAGGCCACAAAGGCAGGGTCATTAGGTTTTTCAGGCAATGTAGCATAACAAAGATCAGAATCCTTTtcgtttgtttgttctttttttttttccaaaataagccCAGACCATTAAACAAGTGAAACTCCATCAaataagtcttctccaacagcgaGAAAAACTGTACAGTTACTCAAAGCTGATTCTGCCAGTGGGGCTGGGAATAGAAGGGAGGGTGAAATCATGGTggaggggcgggggctggggaggggcaggagtgGGTCAGGATCCTGCCCATCAGAGTGGGGCCGCCTGCGTCCTGCACACTCTGCTGACAGGTGGGGGGAAGGGGGCAGCTCTTGCCTCCCATTATGTGGGGggtgtccctcaccacctcccagtgCCAGGCAGACCCAGCTCACCCTGATGGGTAGTGAACAAGACAGGACTggctgggaggaggtgagggtCTCTTAAGAGGGACACCCTGCTGATTCCAAAAAACGAGGTGGCCCCTGTCCATCCCACTTCCCCGGGCTAGGAGGAGGATTGGAGAAGCCCTGGGAGTTGGAGGGGAATGAGCAAAGGCACAGAAACATGGAGGGGCCGGGATGGGGGACTTGCATAGGTTGATGAGTGTGCAAGAGGTACATAAATAAACCTGACACCCCACCCAGCCCGGCactgggagaggagggagggacctAGAGCAGGTCCCCAGGGCCACCCCACCCCTGGcttcctcccccaccctgggTCAGAGTTGAGGGAGGTCCAGACCAGGAGGGCAGAGGCAAGAAGGTCTGGGGAATGGGTGAGTGCAGGGAGGGTggtggtttaaaatttttttttttggttttttgttttttcccaacaTTTTGTATCTTTAATAACATACACAATGGTTACCAGCCATATTCATAACAAAAGTTATTCATAAAATGTatctaaaaataacattttttccttttcggTGTGAAAAGCTTGAGAATGTCCCAGTGAGGGGGGGGCGGGTTGAGGGGATGGGGTTGGAAGAGGGGACCCTGGCTTCCCCATAGCCTGAACCCCCAAATCCCCTCCCTCCAACTGGGCCCCAGCACACCCCCTCAGTAGGAACAGAGATTGGTATGATTCTGGGGCTGGGACGAACCTCTGGGTTATGATATATAGTGTTCCACTTAAGTGAGGTCATGACaatgagggggtggggtgggggaagggtaaAAGAAAAGGGGATAGGGGTGGGGAAGGAAACCAAAAACCATCCCCTTTCCCTTATTCTTTACCCCCAAGTCTTTCAGCAGCTAGACTTGGGAGTGGAGAAGAATTTgtgttggtgggggtgggagacgTTAAGGCAACAGACTTCCTGACCTCACTGGCTGCCCTGGCTCCCAGCCTTCGACCTCTGCATCTGCGGAGCCAGggctaggggtggggtggggaagggctaGGGGGTGTGGAGGAGGGGGCTCTGCCCTCTCCCCTTGTAAAATTCAGGCTCCCCCTGCCACTTTCTTGGCTCAGAGAGAGGCCTGAGGATTCTAAAAATGAGAGGGAATGATCAGAGAGAAAAACCGTTAAGAACTATATAAATATGTATCTTAAATAGACCTAAGAAATTAATTGCAGAGAATCTCTGATAAACAGGGCAAAAGGAAGTGAGTGAGAGGAGGGTAGCTCCTGTCCTTGGGGAATGATGGGAATGGGGAAGAAGAAGGTGTAAGGAGGTgcgggagagagggagagagagacaggcagacagacacGCTCCTCTCCTCACCCGCCTTTATCTCCTCAGCTCCTCTCAACATTCAGGAGAGCAGATTATCTACCCCACTCATCTCTCCCCAAATGTCAGATGCTTCTGAGCAGGCCCCACAAGAGAGTGGGTCAGTGAGTCTGGGGGAGACTTTTTCCTTGGGAGGGGCAGGTGGCCAGCAGTCTagaggaggcaggggtgggacAGGGCCAGGTAGGGggtgaaggagggaaggagggggcagACAGGCTGGCCAGTCCCTGCCCCCTTTATCCTGGCTGCCCCctacctccctgggcctcagcagAGATCCCTCGACGGGCCTGGGAGTGAGCAAGGCGTGTGCCAATGTTAAACAAAAGTTAAAAGGGTGAGAGAGTAGAAAAATATTAGAATGTATAGCTGAGCCAGCCCACCCTCTCGCTGTCGCGGAGAAGCCCGTTGGGGGTTggcccccgcccgccgcccgggGAGCCTATGGGTGCGCTGGGCTGTGGGTCCCGTCAGATGGTGGAGGTTTTGTCTGTCCCATCTGTGgtaagaaagggaggaagggaggaagatcAGGAGCTGGCGGGAGGCCCAAGAAAAGGTGCTCAGGTAGCCTGTCATCCCAGTCAGGCCCTCCCTGGAGTCCGGCCTCCCCTAGGGACCCCTCAGGATGACTCTGAGTTGCTCAGTTCAGAGGTGGAGACGCTGCTGGGTAGGTGGGAGCTGGGTCAGGGAAAGAGGAAATGCTCACCACCCAAGGCGTGTTCTGTCATGCTCAGACACAGAGACTCCAGAGTGGGATTGATCTCCAGGTCAGGCCCAGGGACCGGGCAGTCtgggtgggagagaggagaaCAGAAGCAGTAAGGATTGGACTGGGGTGAAGGGTAGAGTCACGAAGACAGAGGCTGGCGTGAAGGAGAGGCTGACGGGGacgagaaggaaaggagaggcaagaaacagagacacaaagcCTGTAAGACATACACACACTTGGTACTGGGCAGACCTAACACCACTCACTGCTTAAAAGCTTTTCTGGGCTCCTCACTGCTTCTAGAGGAACTCTGAGCTTTTTACCCGGGTTCACAAGACCCTGCTCTTTCACCTTCCAGCCTCACCTCTCATGATGTCACCTATAAATCCACAAGCCATGTTGGATCATCTAATTGTCTctccttaataataataataaaaaaaaaagttgacccCTCTGAGACTCAGATTCATGACTAATAAGATGGGAATATCAGTGCCTTCACATGTGCAGCTGGGGATTTGACTGAACAGTGCAGGAAAGCTGTCTGACACACAGCATACTGGTGAAAAGAACTGGTCTCATTTTTCACTCCTGCAGTTCAGCCATTCAGTCATTTAATAGTGTTTACAGATGCCTACCATGTGCCAAGCCCTGTGCTAGGATGAACAGGAcaaatggggtctcctgcctgTCACATAATCTCATAAAAGAATCCTTTGTGACATAAAGAGTTTGGGGTCACAAGCAATCTAAGCTCTCTCTAGAGGCAGCCCTTTCCAGACCAGCCTTCTCTGCTTCTACAGCCTCAGTGCCTAGCAGCACAGGGGCTGGCACAGGGTAGTCACCCTTGACTTGCTGAGCAaggcagggctgctgctgctgctaagtcacttcagttgtgtccgactctgtgcgaccccataggctagCGTATCTCTAACCTCCCTTTTGCCTGCTTTGCCCTCCTTCTGATCTCCCATCTCTAGGCTGATCTGTAAGCAGAGGGAAGACAGCCCTTAGGGTAGAACCTGTTCAAAGAGCCGAAGTCTACAGGTCCCTGCTTGGTCACCTGGCCTCTGAAAGGACACTAGTGGACTGATAGGCAGGACTCCTTCTACAGAAACCTGGCCGCTCTGTCTCCTCCCCTCCACTCCTTTCAAACTGAGTATTTAACAATCCTCGAAAAAGACGCAGACAGACACCAGTATGAGCACTGAGATTATGacacagggagggagagagataaagatggggggtgggtggggataaGGAGTGAGAGAagatggggagagggggagagacagagaacaaatatatgcaAGGGATAGTGTGTATAAGacccagaagagaaaagaaaggccaGCTAAGGGTAGTGTTGAGGCAGAGTCCTAAGGGTGGGCACCTTACCTGGAGGGAACATGAGAATGGCCTGGGGTGACGAGTGGACTGGGAGCGAGTGGGTGCGCTGCACAGAGCTGCGGCTCTGGCTGGGCATACTGTTGCTGCCTCCAGGGTTGGCGAACCACAGGTTCTGCATGGGGCATGGGAAGAGAGAAAGCAGTGGGTGGGTAGGGCAAAGGCCCAGACCCAGGAGTGGCAGAGTTGGCAGGAGTCACCTCCCCACTAAGCTGGGCCCACCTGgacacaaacatatggacacaCACATCACAGGCACCACCACCCCAACCCAGAAGTGCCAGGCTCTTTGCTTCCAGCTGGCTCACCTGTCGGCCCTGGCCCCCAAGGCTGGGGCTGGTGAGGGCATGTCGAGGGGAGATGCCCCCAATGCCCGAAGGGCTCAGAAGGCCCATCCTGCCAGGCGGAAGGGCCCGGGGAGGCATTGGGAACTGCCGCTGGGTCCGCCgggccacccccatccccacagaACCAGCTATGGGGAGTGAGTTCGAGCCAAACGCCCAGCTGTGAGAGAGCAGAAGGCAGGGTGTCAGTTCAGGTGTATGGGCCCATCTGTTTAACTCTTTTTCTTACTCCCCACCACCCCTGTGGTAGGACAGAACATAGACCTGCATGAGCAGGGATTCCCTGTCCAAGTCCTTGCACTGTCATTCTGTCTCCTTCTGCCCAAAAGGGACTCCTAAGATGGAGATGAGAGAGTCCAAAGGTTTCCTCAAGTCCACTCAAAGCAGTTCTAACTTCAATTCTCAAGTGTGATATTTCTATTGTTTGTTTGGGGTGAGAAGCGACTTCAGAGCCCTCTGCACACAGGTGAGGAGAACAAGGGACAAGCAAGGGGCCAGCTATGGAGATGGGTACTGATTCTGCTATACTAATGGAATATTAGTATATTAGTATATGGAATATACTAATATTAGTATGGAATATTACTCTATTCTAATGGAAAATCAGGCATCACCTGATTTTCTAATGGGAAAGTCCTCACTGGGTGACTTATATAAGGCCACTCAGTTACTGAATGAGGAC
Encoded here:
- the MED29 gene encoding mediator of RNA polymerase II transcription subunit 29 isoform X1 translates to MAASQQQASATTSTASVSGPGSAGGSGPQQQPQPPAQLVGPAQSGLLQQQQQDFDPVQRYKMLIPQLKESLQTLMKVAAQNLIQNTNIDNGQKSSDGPIQRFDKCLEEFYALCDQLELCLRLAHECLSQSCDSAKHSPTLVPTATKPDAVQPDSLPYPQYLAVIKAQIACAKDIHTALLDCANKVTGKTPAPPTGPGGTL
- the PAF1 gene encoding RNA polymerase II-associated factor 1 homolog; the encoded protein is MAPTIQTQAQREDGHRPNSHRTLPERSGVVCRVKYCNSLPDIPFDPKFITYPFDQNRFVQYKATSLEKQHKHDLLTEPDLGVTIDLINPDTYRIDPNVLLDPADEKLLEEEIQAPTSSKRSQQHAKVVPWMRKTEYISTEFNRYGISNEKPEVKIGVSVKQQFTEEEIYKDRDSQITAIEKTFEDAQKSISQHYSKPRVTPVEVMPVFPDFKMWINPCAQVIFDSDPAPKDTSGAAALEMMSQAMIRGMMDEEGNQFVAYFLPVEETLKKRKRDQEEEMDYAPDDVYDYKIAREYNWNVKNKASKGYEENYFFIFREGDGVYYNELETRVRLSKRRAKAGVQSGTNALLVVKHRDMNEKELEAQEARKAQLENHEPEEEEEEEMETEEKEAGASDEEREKGSSSEKEGSEDERSGSESEREEGDRDEASDKSGSGEDESSEDEARAARDKEEIFGSDADSEDDADSDDEDRGRARGSDNDSDSGSDGGGQRSRSHSRSRSASPFPSGSEHSAQEDGSEAAASDSSEADSDSD
- the MED29 gene encoding mediator of RNA polymerase II transcription subunit 29 isoform X2, whose protein sequence is MAASQQQASATTSTASVSGPGSAGGSGPQQQPQPPAQLVGPAQSGLLQQQQQDFDPVQRYKMLIPQLKESLQTLMKVAAQNLIQNTNIDNGQKSSDGPIQRFDKCLEEFYALCDQLELCLPPNLMPSSLTACPTHSTWQSSKPRLPVPRTFTLPCWTAPTRSQARRLHHLRALEAPCELAGLGVGEGTGRE